From Actinomyces sp. oral taxon 171 str. F0337, one genomic window encodes:
- a CDS encoding MarR family winged helix-turn-helix transcriptional regulator produces MITAERMMVEPTAYAEDVEITEMTWTQSDQEAVEATYTQESAGAAGSPEHGGGLVGGCGQEPTPTCGQNDSLEQEGFRRLDEIEMDAWRAFLAASTSVTARLNRELEAGCGISMHEYEILVRLSEAPDQTLRMSTLAEHVSHSRSRLTHTVRRLENVGYVERSSCDSDRRGVNCTLTQEGLDFLREAAPVHLDGVRRHVVDRLSREQQVVMAELMRVIAQAPDSSGFSAASAS; encoded by the coding sequence GTGATTACCGCAGAGCGGATGATGGTGGAGCCGACGGCCTACGCCGAGGACGTCGAGATAACCGAGATGACGTGGACTCAGAGCGACCAGGAAGCCGTTGAAGCCACCTACACCCAGGAGTCGGCCGGTGCCGCGGGTTCGCCCGAGCACGGTGGTGGGCTGGTGGGCGGTTGCGGCCAGGAGCCCACCCCGACCTGCGGACAGAACGACTCCTTGGAGCAGGAGGGCTTCCGCCGACTCGATGAGATCGAGATGGATGCCTGGCGGGCCTTCCTGGCGGCCTCCACCTCCGTCACGGCCCGTCTCAACCGTGAGCTCGAGGCCGGATGCGGCATCTCCATGCACGAGTACGAGATTCTGGTGCGCCTGTCCGAGGCGCCCGACCAGACCCTGCGCATGTCCACTCTCGCCGAGCACGTCTCACACTCCCGCTCGCGGCTGACCCACACGGTCCGGCGCCTGGAGAACGTGGGATACGTCGAGCGCAGCTCCTGCGACTCCGACCGCCGCGGCGTCAACTGCACGCTGACCCAGGAGGGTCTCGACTTCCTGCGTGAGGCGGCTCCGGTGCACCTTGACGGCGTGCGCCGTCACGTCGTCGACCGCCTCAGCCGTGAGCAGCAGGTCGTCATGGCCGAGCTCATGAGGGTCATCGCCCAGGCCCCGGACTCCTCCGGGTTCTCGGCGGCTTCGGCGTCCTGA